A single Streptomyces sp. Edi2 DNA region contains:
- a CDS encoding peptidoglycan bridge formation glycyltransferase FemA/FemB family protein: MSFRLKAITREEHLAFVMARPSASHMQVPSWGDVKPDWRAESLGWFDGNGRLVGVGLVLFRPLPKLKRYLAYLPEGPVIDWAAPDLEQWLKPMLAYLKAQGAFSVKMGPPVVARRWSAEAVKAAIADPQARRLGDAKATTHESPAFDVADRLRQMGWQQTEPGNEDGFAAGQPRYVFQVPFAGRSLEDIQRGLNQQWRRNIKKAEKAGVKVVLGGYDDLPAFYDIYVETAERDRFIPRPLSYFQRMWTALTAEDPHRMRLYLAHHEGEVLAAATMLTVGEHVWYSYGASTNRKREVQPNNAIQWRMMSDAHALGASIYDFRGITDTLDESNHLLGLLRFKVGTGGQAVEYLGEWDFPLNKLLHKALNLYMSRR; this comes from the coding sequence ATGAGTTTTCGCCTGAAGGCGATCACCCGCGAGGAGCACCTGGCCTTCGTTATGGCCCGGCCCTCAGCGAGTCACATGCAGGTTCCCTCCTGGGGGGATGTGAAGCCGGACTGGCGGGCGGAGAGTCTGGGCTGGTTCGACGGTAACGGCCGTCTCGTCGGCGTGGGACTGGTGCTGTTCCGGCCCCTGCCGAAGCTCAAGCGGTACCTGGCATATCTGCCTGAAGGGCCGGTCATTGACTGGGCTGCGCCCGATCTTGAGCAGTGGCTGAAGCCGATGCTCGCCTATCTCAAGGCCCAGGGCGCGTTCTCGGTGAAGATGGGCCCGCCGGTCGTCGCCCGCCGCTGGAGTGCGGAGGCGGTCAAGGCTGCGATTGCCGACCCGCAGGCCAGGCGGCTGGGGGATGCCAAAGCCACCACGCACGAGTCGCCGGCTTTCGACGTCGCCGACCGGCTTCGGCAAATGGGCTGGCAGCAGACCGAGCCCGGCAACGAGGACGGCTTTGCCGCCGGTCAGCCGCGCTATGTCTTCCAAGTCCCGTTTGCCGGACGGTCGCTGGAGGATATCCAGCGTGGCCTCAACCAGCAGTGGCGCCGCAACATCAAGAAGGCAGAGAAAGCAGGCGTCAAAGTCGTCCTCGGCGGCTACGACGACCTGCCCGCCTTCTACGACATCTACGTCGAGACCGCCGAACGCGACCGCTTCATCCCACGCCCGCTGAGCTACTTCCAGCGCATGTGGACCGCGCTGACGGCCGAGGACCCTCACCGCATGCGCCTCTACCTCGCCCACCACGAGGGCGAAGTACTCGCGGCGGCGACGATGCTGACCGTCGGTGAGCATGTCTGGTACTCCTACGGTGCCTCTACCAACCGAAAGCGCGAGGTTCAGCCGAACAACGCCATTCAGTGGCGGATGATGTCCGACGCCCATGCGCTCGGCGCGAGCATCTATGACTTCCGAGGCATCACCGACACCCTGGACGAGAGCAACCACCTGCTGGGCCTCCTCCGGTTCAAAGTCGGCACCGGCGGCCAGGCCGTGGAATACCTAGGCGAGTGGGACTTCCCCCTCAACAAGCTCCTGCACAAGGCCCTCAACCTCTACATGTCCCGCCGCTGA
- a CDS encoding MFS transporter, with the protein MSAAAGPVIGGVLVAHLGWRAVFFLTVLPALVTGVLALAVRVPIATQAAPRTPSAGATDRSLSARLDLPGACLLAVALLCLVHTLVALPERGWTVVTATGAVAAAAACAAFLHQERRSASPLLPLGFLGSPPVAAALAVLLSASAAMFGALFVSTYFLQDVLGLDPL; encoded by the coding sequence TTGTCGGCCGCCGCCGGCCCCGTCATCGGCGGGGTGCTGGTCGCCCACCTTGGCTGGCGAGCCGTCTTCTTCCTCACGGTGCTGCCCGCGCTCGTGACCGGCGTACTGGCTCTGGCCGTACGCGTCCCGATTGCGACGCAGGCGGCTCCGCGGACACCCTCGGCCGGCGCCACGGACCGCTCCCTCTCCGCCCGACTCGACCTCCCCGGGGCCTGCCTGCTCGCGGTGGCGCTGCTGTGTCTGGTGCACACCCTCGTCGCGCTGCCGGAGAGGGGTTGGACGGTGGTTACGGCGACCGGAGCGGTTGCGGCCGCGGCCGCCTGTGCCGCTTTCCTCCATCAGGAGCGACGTAGTGCAAGTCCCTTGCTGCCACTCGGTTTTCTGGGCTCGCCGCCCGTCGCCGCGGCGTTGGCCGTTCTGCTCTCCGCGTCGGCCGCCATGTTCGGTGCACTGTTCGTCAGCACCTACTTCCTCCAGGATGTCCTCGGGCTGGACCCGCTGTAG
- a CDS encoding peptidase inhibitor family I36 protein, producing the protein MFRKRERAFASFAVALLLGAVGSTTPAQAAQSCPAGSLCSYSGPALSGDVTVIPPSNIEKAGTDGVKLPASARSFVNGTHFTLRYGPARRAICVRFPCYQYATLGKIAPGAQLPSLPYAASALTVGQDFGG; encoded by the coding sequence TTGTTCCGCAAGCGTGAAAGAGCCTTTGCAAGCTTCGCCGTCGCCCTGCTACTCGGCGCTGTCGGCTCCACGACCCCGGCACAGGCAGCACAGAGCTGCCCGGCGGGAAGCCTCTGTTCCTACAGCGGGCCTGCGCTCTCGGGCGACGTCACCGTGATTCCCCCCTCGAACATCGAGAAGGCGGGCACCGATGGTGTGAAGCTGCCGGCTTCGGCACGGTCCTTCGTCAACGGGACACACTTCACTCTTCGTTATGGTCCCGCCCGGCGGGCGATCTGCGTCCGTTTCCCCTGCTATCAGTACGCCACGCTCGGGAAAATCGCCCCGGGTGCCCAGCTGCCGTCTCTCCCCTACGCCGCGAGCGCCCTCACGGTGGGGCAGGACTTCGGCGGCTGA
- a CDS encoding GNAT family N-acetyltransferase, giving the protein MIAPIPAVVPSDRMSQAGQPVFGLAGNLELRPWSLDDAEVLADAGQDPDIQHWNRPGHLTVDEARDRILRWQQRWQAEKAAIWAIGGPRGGSPVGLIGLADFDLVGGSAEFLY; this is encoded by the coding sequence ATGATTGCTCCGATACCTGCCGTGGTGCCCTCGGACCGGATGAGTCAGGCCGGCCAGCCCGTGTTCGGCCTGGCCGGCAATCTTGAGCTGCGACCGTGGTCCCTCGATGACGCCGAGGTGCTCGCGGACGCAGGCCAGGACCCGGACATCCAGCACTGGAACCGGCCTGGACACTTGACCGTGGACGAGGCCCGTGACCGGATCTTGCGGTGGCAGCAGCGCTGGCAGGCCGAGAAGGCAGCGATCTGGGCGATCGGTGGGCCTCGCGGCGGCAGCCCTGTCGGCCTGATCGGTCTGGCCGACTTCGATCTCGTCGGGGGCAGCGCCGAGTTCCTGTACTGA
- a CDS encoding aspartate/glutamate racemase family protein: MKVALMDAGIGLLAAAAAVRRLRPDADLVLSSDPDGMPWGPRSPQELTARALTVAEAAAAHRPDVLIVACNTASVHALPALRARLEPDLPVIGTVPAVKPAAADGGPFTVWATPATTGSPYQCGLIKEFAADVSVTEVPCPGLADAVERADEAAIARAVAAAAERTPDEAKAIVLGCTHYELIAERIRAAVQRPGRPPLALYGTADAVAAQALRRIGQQPATGNAGEGTLTVILSGREEELPPAAWAYGEGRLLQAGRCGRDRRPLLSAGDRL; encoded by the coding sequence GTGAAGGTCGCGCTCATGGACGCGGGAATCGGACTGCTGGCGGCAGCCGCCGCGGTACGCCGTCTGCGGCCCGACGCCGATCTCGTCCTGTCCTCCGATCCCGATGGCATGCCCTGGGGTCCACGCTCCCCGCAGGAGCTCACGGCCCGTGCCCTCACTGTCGCCGAAGCGGCTGCCGCGCACCGGCCCGATGTGCTGATCGTCGCCTGCAACACCGCTTCCGTGCATGCCCTACCCGCCCTGCGTGCCCGTCTGGAGCCGGATCTGCCCGTCATCGGCACCGTCCCGGCGGTCAAACCGGCCGCCGCGGACGGCGGGCCGTTCACTGTTTGGGCCACCCCCGCGACCACAGGCAGCCCCTACCAGTGCGGTCTCATCAAGGAGTTCGCGGCCGATGTGAGCGTCACCGAGGTGCCGTGCCCCGGACTTGCAGACGCCGTCGAGCGCGCGGACGAAGCGGCCATCGCACGTGCGGTCGCCGCCGCCGCGGAGCGCACGCCGGACGAGGCAAAGGCCATAGTCCTGGGCTGCACCCACTACGAGCTCATCGCCGAACGCATCCGCGCGGCCGTGCAGCGCCCCGGGCGGCCACCGCTCGCTCTGTACGGTACGGCCGACGCGGTCGCCGCCCAGGCGCTGCGCCGGATCGGCCAACAGCCCGCCACCGGGAATGCCGGAGAGGGCACCTTGACCGTGATTCTGAGCGGGCGGGAGGAGGAACTTCCGCCAGCGGCATGGGCGTACGGCGAAGGCCGGCTGCTGCAGGCCGGTCGCTGCGGTCGAGACCGGCGGCCGCTCTTGTCGGCCGGAGACCGTCTGTGA
- a CDS encoding TetR/AcrR family transcriptional regulator yields the protein MPAVTRTPRNSWIEQGLSALAAGGPDAVRIESLARALGVTKGGFYGHFAHRDALLEAMLDTWERESVDEVRDRVEREGGDARAKIQHAGRLAFSSDRLLPIDLAIRDWARRDEAVAERLRRVDNRRMDYARELFAGICSDPEEAEARSLLAFCLAVGNHFLASHHGNRTRADVLSDAADLVLKRPHDRRA from the coding sequence ATGCCTGCCGTCACCCGCACACCACGCAACAGCTGGATCGAACAGGGCCTGTCGGCGCTGGCCGCCGGCGGCCCGGACGCCGTCCGGATCGAGAGCCTTGCCCGGGCGCTCGGCGTCACCAAGGGTGGGTTCTACGGGCACTTCGCCCATCGCGATGCGCTGTTGGAAGCAATGCTCGACACGTGGGAACGCGAGAGCGTCGACGAGGTACGCGACCGCGTCGAGCGCGAAGGCGGTGATGCACGGGCGAAAATCCAACACGCGGGACGGCTCGCCTTCTCCAGCGACCGTCTGCTGCCGATCGACCTCGCCATCCGCGACTGGGCGCGGCGCGACGAAGCGGTCGCCGAGCGCCTGCGCCGTGTCGACAACCGGCGCATGGACTACGCGCGTGAGCTGTTCGCCGGCATCTGCTCGGACCCGGAGGAGGCCGAGGCCCGCAGCCTCCTCGCCTTCTGCCTGGCGGTCGGCAACCACTTCCTCGCCTCCCACCACGGCAACCGGACCCGCGCCGACGTCCTCTCTGACGCCGCCGACCTCGTACTCAAACGCCCGCACGATCGCCGGGCCTGA
- a CDS encoding antibiotic biosynthesis monooxygenase yields the protein MTVGFVGIHYPHPTHFDDFIARVNQAVEVLRTTPGCLSAACWVTDDDDAVVSTAQFASDEALMASFAAAGAAGVDFAYDERERLPRQVLTLRPR from the coding sequence ATGACAGTCGGTTTCGTCGGCATTCATTACCCGCACCCCACGCATTTCGACGACTTCATCGCGCGCGTGAACCAGGCCGTGGAAGTACTGCGGACGACACCGGGCTGCCTGTCCGCCGCATGCTGGGTCACGGATGATGACGACGCCGTGGTCTCCACGGCCCAGTTCGCATCCGACGAGGCCCTTATGGCGTCGTTCGCCGCTGCCGGCGCAGCAGGTGTGGACTTCGCCTACGACGAGCGTGAACGGCTGCCTCGTCAGGTCCTCACCCTCCGCCCGCGGTAG
- a CDS encoding M20 family metallopeptidase — protein MTMHKAVQVRVDAMLEDLRTLVETESPSRDLDALTASAKAVAAILENRLGGRAALVESEAGPHVHWAGGGDPAVLILGHHDTVFPLGTLERRPFMVEDGHATGPGVFDMLGGLVQAVHGVASLDDRSGVEILVTADEEVGSGASRALLEERALACGAVLVLEGAAEGGALKTGRKGCGTFRIAIAGRASHAGLEPAAGVNALIEAAHQVLDIAALGRPGIGTTVTPTVASAGTLDNVVPAEATVIVDVRVETADEKERIESAFAALTPHLDEAQITVQGAVSRPPMPESASATLFAVAQQLLPDLESTAVGGGSDGNFTAALGVPTLDGLGAVGGGAHADHEYLVVDAMTERANLVAGLVNAIQHKEPNEKS, from the coding sequence ATGACGATGCACAAGGCCGTCCAAGTACGTGTCGACGCGATGCTCGAGGACCTGAGGACACTCGTCGAAACCGAGTCCCCTTCACGCGACCTCGACGCCTTGACGGCATCGGCCAAAGCTGTCGCCGCCATCCTGGAGAACCGCCTTGGCGGGCGGGCCGCCCTCGTCGAGAGCGAAGCCGGGCCGCATGTCCACTGGGCAGGGGGCGGCGATCCCGCCGTGCTGATCCTCGGTCACCACGACACGGTGTTTCCGCTCGGCACCCTTGAACGCCGTCCGTTCATGGTCGAGGACGGGCATGCCACCGGCCCCGGGGTCTTTGACATGCTTGGCGGACTGGTACAGGCCGTTCACGGCGTGGCGTCGCTCGACGACCGGTCGGGTGTCGAGATCCTGGTGACCGCCGACGAAGAGGTCGGCTCCGGTGCTTCTCGCGCTCTCCTCGAAGAACGAGCCCTTGCCTGCGGTGCTGTGCTGGTGTTGGAGGGGGCCGCTGAGGGCGGAGCCCTGAAGACCGGCCGCAAGGGCTGCGGCACGTTCCGGATCGCCATCGCGGGCCGCGCGTCGCACGCGGGCCTGGAGCCCGCGGCCGGGGTCAACGCCCTCATCGAAGCCGCCCACCAGGTACTGGATATCGCAGCGCTCGGACGCCCCGGGATCGGTACGACCGTGACCCCGACCGTCGCGTCCGCGGGAACCCTGGACAACGTCGTTCCCGCCGAGGCGACCGTCATCGTCGACGTCCGGGTCGAGACGGCCGACGAGAAGGAGCGCATCGAGTCCGCTTTCGCGGCGCTGACTCCGCATCTCGATGAGGCGCAGATCACGGTTCAGGGAGCCGTCAGCCGGCCACCGATGCCCGAGTCGGCGTCGGCCACGCTCTTCGCCGTGGCACAGCAGCTGCTTCCTGACCTCGAAAGCACGGCAGTCGGCGGCGGAAGCGACGGCAACTTCACGGCCGCCCTGGGGGTGCCCACACTTGACGGCCTTGGAGCAGTCGGGGGCGGTGCCCACGCCGACCACGAGTACCTGGTGGTCGACGCCATGACCGAGCGGGCCAACCTGGTTGCCGGACTGGTGAACGCGATCCAACACAAGGAGCCGAACGAGAAGAGTTAA
- a CDS encoding maleylpyruvate isomerase family mycothiol-dependent enzyme, translating to MPARRDIRSPLPDGLAAAIRETAADIAALLHRGADMGLPVPGSEWNVGEAAAHLAQANELMADIAAGHARSYGDGTPQSLAQANEQALAEFDERRAEPLAAMIVAKADAYLKAWDEGPTEERVVTPLGPMAPAELGSYLLTHMLGHGYDLARALGRPHMIDRTRVGLTLPFLITAMPRVTDTSRTAGLTARYEIRLWGGARFGVTVTNGAVSVGSPPPARPDCTILIEPVTFLLMALGRRGQWGALARGRILVRGRKPWLAPRFPALFKAP from the coding sequence CTGCCCGCCAGGCGGGACATACGGAGCCCATTGCCCGATGGGCTCGCTGCGGCCATACGCGAGACCGCCGCGGACATCGCCGCGCTGCTGCACCGGGGTGCCGACATGGGGCTTCCGGTACCCGGGTCGGAGTGGAACGTCGGAGAGGCGGCAGCGCATCTGGCGCAGGCCAATGAGCTGATGGCCGACATTGCGGCCGGGCACGCCCGCAGTTACGGGGACGGCACCCCGCAGAGCCTCGCCCAGGCCAATGAACAGGCACTCGCCGAGTTCGACGAGCGGAGGGCCGAGCCACTGGCCGCGATGATCGTGGCGAAGGCCGATGCCTACCTGAAGGCGTGGGACGAGGGCCCCACGGAAGAAAGGGTCGTCACCCCGCTCGGCCCGATGGCCCCGGCCGAGCTGGGTTCGTACCTGCTCACACACATGCTGGGCCACGGTTACGACCTCGCCCGTGCACTGGGCCGTCCGCACATGATCGACCGCACCCGGGTCGGGCTGACCCTGCCGTTCCTGATCACGGCCATGCCGCGGGTGACCGACACCTCCCGCACGGCTGGGCTCACCGCCCGCTACGAGATCCGCTTGTGGGGTGGTGCCCGCTTCGGCGTGACGGTGACCAACGGTGCGGTATCCGTGGGCTCACCGCCGCCGGCCCGCCCTGACTGCACGATCCTCATCGAGCCGGTCACCTTCCTCCTGATGGCACTCGGCCGCCGCGGCCAGTGGGGCGCCCTCGCCCGGGGCCGTATCCTCGTCCGAGGCCGCAAGCCCTGGCTCGCTCCGCGCTTCCCTGCGCTCTTCAAGGCACCCTGA
- a CDS encoding short chain dehydrogenase, whose translation MKVLVVGATGTIGSAVVSALEASHQVVKASRSGPVKADLADPSSLDALFAGVSDLDAVVCCAAGGPLVDLESVSDEEIAAGVRGKLLGQVALARRAVRHLPEGGSITLTGGTFSAPLEGGSLGALINAGLEGFVRNAADELPRRLRINLVSPGWIKETLESMGMDGDDGTPVREVARAYVAAVEGAAQGQTIRL comes from the coding sequence ATGAAGGTACTTGTGGTCGGGGCGACAGGGACGATCGGCAGCGCCGTCGTCAGCGCGTTGGAGGCTTCTCATCAGGTGGTGAAGGCGTCGCGCAGCGGGCCGGTGAAGGCGGATCTGGCGGATCCGTCCTCTTTGGATGCGCTGTTCGCGGGGGTGTCGGACTTGGACGCGGTGGTGTGCTGTGCCGCCGGTGGCCCGCTGGTGGACCTGGAGTCGGTGTCGGACGAGGAGATCGCCGCCGGAGTGCGCGGCAAACTGTTGGGACAGGTCGCGCTGGCCCGGCGAGCCGTGCGCCATCTCCCGGAGGGCGGCTCGATCACGTTGACCGGGGGCACGTTCTCCGCTCCCCTGGAGGGCGGATCGCTGGGGGCCCTCATCAACGCCGGGCTGGAGGGCTTCGTCCGCAATGCGGCCGATGAGCTGCCGCGACGCCTGCGTATCAATCTCGTCAGCCCTGGCTGGATCAAGGAAACCCTGGAAAGCATGGGTATGGACGGGGACGACGGCACTCCCGTCCGTGAGGTGGCCCGGGCGTATGTGGCGGCCGTGGAAGGCGCCGCGCAAGGGCAGACCATTCGTCTGTGA
- a CDS encoding RICIN domain-containing protein, which produces MKPPRSAVLSTAFTMLIATLGITLGLSAAQAGTAQAADNCSGLSCLTFTSVNGGRNLDVQNGNTGDGVFIVTNSAPGYHQKWDARPQGSDSSFTLVNDDTGKCIEAGLPLKQQSCSGTSAQRWYFQPVNGATDTFMIRSAGDNKCLDVVRAAQYDDAWTQTYGCNGTKAQQWKIPGSAGDAALKAAVDYASKRCQKDGSTCAWTKGSQEPAAPLPKKCVSPVWYNGTEAPVPWTFSLNTSTGWSSQLGVTFTSGLGTGAASPVQTSVSLTISGQVTYDVREELGNSLTITVPSHQYGWVALSELATKVTGEWTFDASGFPWKARDTVTVPLKSDDQGRSSIYLAQTSPNFTTCND; this is translated from the coding sequence ATGAAGCCGCCCAGATCAGCGGTCTTATCCACCGCGTTCACCATGCTCATCGCCACGCTCGGTATCACTCTGGGCCTCTCCGCCGCCCAGGCCGGTACCGCGCAGGCCGCAGACAACTGCTCGGGCCTGTCCTGCCTGACGTTCACGTCGGTCAACGGCGGACGGAACCTGGATGTACAGAACGGCAACACCGGAGACGGCGTCTTCATCGTCACCAACTCCGCCCCCGGCTACCACCAGAAGTGGGACGCCCGCCCTCAGGGGTCCGACTCGTCCTTCACCCTCGTCAACGACGACACCGGCAAGTGCATCGAGGCCGGGCTTCCGCTCAAGCAGCAGTCCTGCTCCGGCACTTCCGCGCAGCGCTGGTACTTCCAGCCCGTCAACGGCGCCACGGACACCTTCATGATCCGCAGCGCCGGGGACAACAAGTGCCTGGACGTGGTCCGCGCCGCACAGTACGACGACGCCTGGACGCAGACCTACGGCTGCAACGGCACCAAGGCCCAGCAGTGGAAGATCCCGGGCAGCGCAGGTGACGCGGCGCTCAAGGCCGCTGTCGACTACGCGTCGAAGCGCTGCCAGAAAGACGGCTCCACGTGTGCGTGGACCAAGGGCTCCCAGGAACCGGCCGCGCCGCTGCCGAAGAAGTGCGTCTCCCCCGTCTGGTACAACGGCACCGAGGCGCCGGTGCCGTGGACGTTCTCTCTCAACACCTCCACCGGCTGGTCGAGCCAGCTCGGTGTGACCTTCACTTCGGGCCTCGGGACGGGTGCCGCGAGCCCTGTGCAGACCAGCGTCAGCCTCACCATTTCCGGTCAGGTCACCTATGACGTGCGGGAAGAACTCGGCAACAGCCTGACGATCACCGTTCCGTCGCACCAGTACGGGTGGGTGGCGCTGTCGGAACTGGCGACCAAGGTGACCGGCGAGTGGACCTTTGACGCGAGCGGGTTCCCGTGGAAGGCAAGGGACACCGTCACCGTTCCGCTGAAGAGTGACGACCAGGGCCGGTCCAGCATCTATCTGGCCCAGACCAGCCCGAACTTCACGACCTGCAACGACTGA